A genomic segment from Streptomyces antibioticus encodes:
- a CDS encoding ABC transporter permease — protein sequence MSETTHDGGVAVSAPPSPDEGLTAAELAAKYGLSVSGARPRVREYVRQLWGRRHFILAFSRAKLTAQYSQAKLGQLWQVATPLLNAFVYFMIFGVLLNASRGMSKDVYIPFLVTGVFVFTFTQSSVMSGVRAISGNLGLVRALHFPRASLPISFALQQLQQLLYSMIVLFLVVIGFGSYPDASWLLIVPVLVLQFCFNTGLALVFARAGAKTPDLAQLMPFVMRTWMYASGVMFSIPVFLADKPAWVANVLQWNPAAIYMDLMRYALIEEYGSKNLPDHVWAVAVGWALLFAVGGFLYFWKAEERYGRG from the coding sequence GTGAGTGAGACAACGCATGACGGCGGAGTCGCGGTGAGCGCGCCCCCGTCGCCCGACGAGGGCCTGACGGCCGCGGAGCTGGCCGCCAAGTACGGGCTGTCCGTGAGCGGCGCCCGGCCCCGTGTGCGGGAGTACGTCCGCCAGCTCTGGGGACGCCGGCACTTCATCCTGGCGTTCTCCCGGGCCAAGCTGACCGCGCAGTACAGCCAGGCCAAGCTCGGCCAGCTCTGGCAGGTGGCCACGCCCCTGCTCAACGCGTTCGTGTACTTCATGATCTTCGGCGTGCTGCTCAACGCCAGCCGCGGGATGTCCAAGGACGTGTACATCCCGTTCCTGGTCACGGGCGTCTTCGTGTTCACCTTCACCCAGAGTTCGGTGATGAGCGGGGTCCGGGCGATCTCCGGCAACCTCGGCCTGGTCCGCGCCCTGCACTTCCCGCGCGCCTCGCTGCCGATCTCCTTCGCGCTCCAGCAGCTCCAGCAGCTCCTGTACTCGATGATCGTGCTGTTCCTGGTCGTCATCGGCTTCGGCAGCTACCCGGACGCCTCCTGGCTGCTGATCGTCCCCGTCCTCGTCCTCCAGTTCTGCTTCAACACCGGTCTGGCGCTGGTGTTCGCCCGGGCCGGCGCGAAGACGCCGGACCTCGCGCAGCTCATGCCGTTCGTGATGCGGACCTGGATGTACGCGTCCGGCGTGATGTTCTCCATCCCGGTCTTCCTCGCGGACAAGCCGGCCTGGGTGGCGAACGTCCTGCAGTGGAACCCGGCGGCCATCTACATGGACCTGATGCGCTACGCGCTCATCGAGGAGTACGGCTCGAAGAACCTCCCGGACCACGTCTGGGCGGTCGCGGTCGGCTGGGCCCTGCTGTTCGCCGTCGGCGGCTTCCTGTACTTCTGGAAGGCGGAGGAGAGGTACGGCCGTGGCTGA
- a CDS encoding ABC transporter ATP-binding protein has product MAEQLPGQRVPTVIADDVHIVYRVNGARTGKGSATAALSRIVKRGSGDEARGVRKVHAVRGVSFVAYRGEAIGLIGSNGSGKSTLLRAIAGLLPPESGRVYTDGQPSLLGVNAALMNDLTGERNVILGGLAMGMTREQVKERYQQIVDFSGINEKGDFITLPMRTYSSGMAARLRFSIAAAKDHDVLMIDEALATGDRKFQKRSEERIRELRKQAGTVFLVSHSNKSIRDTCDRVLWLERGELRLDGPTEEVLKEYEKFTGK; this is encoded by the coding sequence GTGGCTGAGCAGCTTCCGGGACAGCGCGTCCCCACCGTCATCGCCGACGACGTGCACATCGTGTACCGGGTCAACGGCGCCAGGACCGGCAAGGGCAGCGCCACCGCGGCCCTCAGCCGGATCGTCAAGCGCGGCTCCGGCGACGAGGCGCGCGGCGTGCGCAAGGTGCACGCGGTGCGCGGGGTCTCCTTCGTCGCCTACCGGGGCGAGGCCATCGGTCTGATCGGCTCCAACGGCTCCGGCAAGTCCACCCTGCTGCGCGCCATCGCCGGTCTGCTGCCGCCGGAGAGCGGCCGGGTCTACACCGACGGCCAGCCCTCGCTGCTGGGTGTCAACGCGGCCCTGATGAACGACCTGACCGGCGAGCGCAACGTCATCCTCGGCGGGCTCGCCATGGGCATGACCCGCGAGCAGGTCAAGGAGCGCTACCAGCAGATCGTCGACTTCTCGGGCATCAACGAGAAGGGCGACTTCATCACCCTGCCGATGCGCACCTACTCCTCCGGCATGGCGGCCCGGCTGCGGTTCTCCATCGCCGCCGCCAAGGACCACGACGTCCTCATGATCGACGAGGCCCTCGCCACCGGCGACCGCAAGTTCCAGAAGCGCTCCGAGGAACGCATCAGGGAGCTGCGCAAGCAGGCGGGCACGGTATTTCTGGTCAGTCACAGCAACAAGTCGATCCGCGACACCTGCGACCGCGTGCTGTGGCTGGAACGCGGCGAACTGCGCCTCGACGGCCCGACCGAAGAGGTCCTCAAGGAGTACGAGAAGTTCACCGGCAAGTAG